Sequence from the Megalops cyprinoides isolate fMegCyp1 chromosome 9, fMegCyp1.pri, whole genome shotgun sequence genome:
CAGTTACATTACGTGGGCCCCCTACCCAGCTACCTAGGGAAGATATTTTGTACAGTCTTAGGTGGCAAGCTATCTCCCAGATGGCAGTACATTCTCTTGAGTCCTGCATCCTTCCCTAGAGAGCTGAACAGGCAGTTCTTTCCATCCTTGCTGAAGATGACTTTGATGCTACAGATGGGGGGTTCGATGCTGGCTCTAGCCATCCCACATTAGCCTCCTTGGTAATTGTAAGTGAGGCCCCCTATGTCTAAGGGGATATGCCGGCCCTCCTGAGTCATGGCTGCCCTGGCCCTAAATTTGGACAAGGCTGCTATGCCAGGCAGGCTTTATATTCCCCATACTCTCAATTCTCTCAGGCATTTAATGAAACATGGACACAGGTAACATGACTGCGAAGATCCATGTAATTACTCAGTCTTAGTGCTGGACCTTCATGGCTGACACAGAGAAGCTCAGCCGAAATGAATATCCTCCCATGGATTCCATTGTAGCAGCAATGGTTCTGCCAGACAACGAGACCATTGATAAACCACCCCATTGCCCCCAAAGCACAGCATGAGTCACTAAAAGCCATCTGAAGAATTTGTATTTGACTCTAGCATTGATAGTCCAGCTCATAAACACCATCACTCTACCATACGCATGCCAAGCACAGCTGATGACATGCCTACATGATGCTGTGGGTCTGGAAGGCAGGATCTCTAAGCCATTCTCCCTCCTTCACACTGATATGACATGTGCTAATGGAAAGGCTTTGGTTACCATCATCTCTGTATGCAGAGGCTTGTGTCTTTCTCAAACCGTGCTGCTGGCAGCAGcccagaaacctttcagtgaTCCTCCCCTCACTCTGGGCTCCACCTTCAGACCAGGAGTTGATGTGATTTTGGAGCAGACGGCCAAATTATGCAAGGACAAGGGGACCCTACAAACTTTTGTGGAGTCTTGTCCTCCTGGACACCAAAATCAAAGAGGCTGGCAGCATAAACAGCAGCTGAATCCTTCCCTTAGGGAATGTTTTGGACCTCCTCCTAGTCAGAATCCTCAAAGCCAGTCTCGCCAGCAACATATTACATGCTGATATAGTCCTCTTCAGTGGTGGTGTAAACCCCGGGTTGCCAAGATGGAGAGTCTGTCTCAGTCTGCCTGATGGGCAGGGCCCTGGCATTGGTCCCTTCCATCATGCACATTGGGCTTTCTGGCAGGAGCAGGTGCAGTCACCCTGGgcacttaaatattttttgaggGATACAAACTGCAATTTTGATGCCAGCCACCCCCCTACAGAACCCCCTCACTACAATTTCTGGCTCAGTGATGAAAGAGGCTGTCTTACAAGAAATAAACTCCCTGTTAGACAAGAATGCAATCAGACAACTAGAACCATAAGAACACCCCAGTGGGTtctattcatattcatttgtattccattgcttttcatttcattgttccAAAGGAGAGGGCAGTTTCCACCCAATTTAAGATCTGTGGACCCTCAACCAGTGACGGAACTGCTGTCTCCCCCTCACATACTAAATACCATAAGTTCAAGTCAGTTGTTTGCAATACTCAACCTTACAGATGCTTACATTGTCATCCCTGTCCATCTACACAGGAAATTCTTACGTTGTTCATCTTCAAATGGTCTTCAAATATAAGGTCTTCCTCCATAGCTTCTCCCTGACATCACAGATGGCCCAAGGCCCAAATTATCTGATTAGTTGGTAGGCTCCAGGGTGTGCACTACAGCACTGATGATTTGGTGATTGACAGTCTTTCTCACAAAGGGAATGTTTGGCAGAATCTGTCAGAGGAAACTGGTATACACCTATGCATCTCCTCTGAGTCGAAGTGCAGTGTTCTGGACTGGAATGGACCTAAAATGGCTATCGCATAAAGTGGCAATTTGGTGACAATCACCTCCATTGAGAAAGTTAATAAGATTCATGTGTTTTCTGGGCTCCAATAAAACAAGCATTTCTCACAGGCCCAATCCGTCTTTCCTGGCCAAACTTCTTTCCCATAGCACATGAACCAGGAAGTGGTGTTAActgctttctcctcctctgcttcaTCTGGGGGCTTGGTAGGTGGTACGAACATTGTATTTCTTGCTATGGCATCAGATGTTTACTTTGTGCAGATGTACAACACACTGCAAACTAACAAGCTTTTTGTCTGTTACAGTCCTCTGGACCCAGGAAGCCTCTTTCCAAATAGAGGCCTTCTGACTGGATTGTTGCCGTAGTTTCACCAGCTTATTAGTCGGTTGGTTGTTCATTGAGTTACAGTCTCTTGGACATTGCTTAAGCAACCCCCTTTTATCTGATATCTGAGTGGCTGCTAGATGGGCATCGTCTGGTGCCTTCGCAAGATTCTGCTGGTCTAATGTTGCCACTTCCCATTTGGTGAGTTTGATAGTGCTTGTTGCAGTCTTTCACAACGCCTGTTGCACAGCCGTTGCCTCCACCCTGCAAACATGAGGCTGACATAGGCACTGCTCAGTGTTAAACCACTGACATACACTGGTATTGTCACCTACTTTCTGAACTGAagctgtcatttaaaagaaacagaacGAAGGCTATCATAACCACTGCTCTGTGATCTTAATGGCTGTCCCAGACTTTCTTGCCAGACCTTTGTTCTCCTACAAGAAAAGGGGTGACATGCCAAGATGCATTGTAACATGGTATTTATGGTGCAATTCGCAGGCAGAGTGCATCCTGTGGCACTGAACCACTCTTGAAATTTCACATATTGTCTATCCATCAAGTAGTGTAGAGTTCAATTTCTCTACTGGGGCAGTCATTGCCGCAGAGAACTATGGTTACAATAGTAACCTTATTTTTGTGTAGATCCTATACTATGTTCTTAACTGTCTACTGGGCAAGTTTGTACGGGATGGCACGGCACTGATGTGGCCTATGACACTTCCTAGTCTTCACTTCACATATGCATGATCTATGAACGGTTATTTTTATATAGGCTAATAGGCTAGCCATATAATTTAACAAGAAATTGTTTCCCAACAGAAATCACAACAGTTCTTCAGAAGCAACACAAGTATCGTCAGTACGCAGAATGGAGTTTTTAGTAAACCACCATCGTATTTAGTAACCACCATCCCAGTTACCATTCCCAGATCTTAACAAATAATTTTGACGACTGTGCTAAGAAAAGAACTGTCAGCTCAACACACACTTAGGACATTGAATGAAGAAAGTGGGTGTATTATTTTACCGCACCAGCATACGCCCACAAAGATCCTGGGAATGAGGAAACGCGTTTCCACACAAGCCCGAACGGTCTCCCCGACACTTCATCTGTGTCGTTGCTATGACCCTGCTCACCACATGGGGCGGTAGAGACTTCCCCGCTCGGTATCAACACAGCGGAAATAGAAAAGGCACTGCACTGAGAATTCGGGCACAGCAGCACTATCAAACCTCGCACACAACTAGGAAATATCGCTAGTTAGCTACAAGCTAACCGCTGAAACATAGGCTCGGAGAGGAGATAAAACGAAAGGCTAAACGGGACAGTTTCCAACCTGGCGGGACTTCTTGGTTGCATTTGCAATTCCACAGTGCCCAGAGATCGGCGAGACGGTCGTGTTTGCAAGGTTTGTTGTGGAGTATTAAATGTTTTCACGGTGCTTCagctgctagctagccagtcaTACAACGAAGTTTCAGAGGCCTGTTATATGCTGTGTTGGTATCGGAGACAATTCCGAAAACATAATGGCCCTGTAACAATtagttaacgttagttagctacaACATAATGCTACAATTTATTATTCAGTTAACATGTATTTTTCGTGCAGTTGAGTTTTATCAGTCagtgatagctagatagctaacattCTCTAGCTGTATAGTCTAGCTATCTAACAGCCATGGTTTCTTTGTGCGGAggtttagctagctatttaggCACGGTAGCTCAACGAATACACTTCTCTTGAGGCCCGCTTGATTTAGGCCTGTTACTAGACACCACCACCCACTTGGTTAGGCTTCAGTGCACAATACAGTTTGTTGTAGGTGGACACTGATTGAAATACATCAgcaagcttgctagctagtgCCGATGCGATGCGCCCATACCCAAGGCTATGCCACTCCTGGCCTTTGGATATGGGTGGATCGAAGCTAACTTCGTTCCTGTATTGCGTTAGCTATCAGTTAAATGGCTTGCTTCCTACCCAGCTTGACTAGCTGTCTACCCACGGTTGTTAGTTGATGAGCTAAATTTGCCAGCTAGATAGGTCACCTGGTTAGCTAATGTTAAAATGTACGCGCAAATTTAAGTGGCAAGAAAGGTGTCGTTAAGCTAGACAGCTAAGTTAATTTGTGTTATACAGTTATGTTACGATACCAAGTAGTGGAACCCAAAGGAATAACGCTTGCTAAGTCAAATAAGGTTAGCTACTAGGGTCATGACTTGTCACTTTCCTTTACAAAGTTTTTGTTCCCAGCATAGACAGTTTAGCTAGTTGTTCACTATGATGGCGTTATTGTAGTTGTAGCTAGGTGGAACGTTAGTAGTCTAGATATATGTGTTGCTGCAATCTATTTGGCAAACTATCAAGCTAGCTACTATTTTGAGGGATGCTTTCTGAACTCGGTAACAGCAAAATGATGCTGTGTTTTAACTAGCTAGGAATGTTGGCGAATAACTCCTGAAATGTTATCGATTCTGAACATGACAAACTCGTTAGCTACGACATTATTTTAGCTAACGTCAGCTAAACAGTTAGCAAGCTATCAACTCAGATACCTCATTTGATCATCAGCTAAACCCATGTTCGACACGTTTGTCATAGTTAACATGAGCTAACCAGCCATCTGGGCTATGTTCTGTCACGCTACATAGCAAGATGGCTAGCCTACTTGCATTTCTTTTGCCAGCTGGCTAGCTCGCTCAGTGACATCTGTATGGATTCCTACGTCACCGTAATTGCTTAGGGGGTCACCTGGGCATAGCAGTTTAAACTGCAGCGAAAGGCGGATTTGGCCACCTGGTGAAGTAGTGAAGGTATGGCAAGATTAACAAGACAAGACAAACTCTAAACGGCCGAACGCTCTTCGGGATCAGAGTTCAAGCCGGGGCTGTCCGGATGAGTAGCTATTTAAAAAGGGCAACATATGACACATCACTTATATCTAGTTGCAATCTCAAGCTTCTAAGAACAACAGACCGAGGAGGTTCATGGACAGAAGTCAAGGATCTTATGGGACAGCGCAGTATGTGGGTTCGGAGATAAGACTTCTGAGAATCTGAACAGctgctttgaggaaaaaaattctcttAAACAGATTTGATTGTACCCAGTGAGTTAATTGCATTAATAAAGCTACATTCGTTTCCTTATCTGGTGCCTTTTGTCCTTGACAAAATTCCTTTTGCATCCCAACAAGCTGAACAGGATATGCAGAGTTTTTTAGTAGATTAAGTTGAAAGTCAGGCTACCTTACAGGTTCTGCCAGGAGTTTGTGTATTCCTCTGTCAAACAGTTGTACTGTAGTCTGCATGCTATAAACGGGAGAGAGGAATTGCAATAGGCCAAGCCACGCAGTGGAGAAACTGTAAGGGAGATTGAGCATGCAAGAATCCAGCAGCTGTGTAGTCAGTGCTCACAGTGTCAGAGTattcttttcccctcttttgGTTGCTCCTGGGAAGTAAGAAGTGCTGTGGGTTCTAGATCTGAGGGTTGTGGTCTAAAATCCTAGTTTGGACTCTGCTGTTGGACTTGGCCTAAAAATTTAGACCAATGTGCATCCTTGGATAATTTTGTGTTCTAAAGCAAATAATAGAAACTTGTTTTCGTGACTGTTGTAGTTTATGCATAAGATTTAACTGTATGACCACTGTGATGACATTGTAATAGCTGAGGAGGGGCGTCATGCTCAAAAGCAGCGTCTCACTTTCAACTTGAAACGCACAGCCCTCTGGTAAATGGGTCCAGTGCCATAACCACCATGCCTTTCCAAACTGTTCTCTGTATAGAGGAATGTGTAATCCAGTGGGTGGTGAAGGGGGTGGTGCTGTATAACAGTCTGAGCATGATGTAACAAGTTTAACATGACAGATATGGGAGGGCATCGAGTGTGGAGACAGCTCCTTCATAGGGCATACTTCTGGGAATTTCTGTGCACACTGTTTGAGATAATGAAACCAACTAAATGAATGCAGCTCAGATACAGATGAAATGGTACCTGCTGCACTTATATAGTGTATTTAACATAGTTTTGACATTTGCAGTTAGGAAAATGTGGACCCATGTCTTGTTGCttcatgtaaacacacataaagCTGTTTTGGACAGTGGTAACTGACTGGGTTATGTTAATTGTGTTATGTTAAGTGACAgaggacagcagcacagaattgtcttgtttcttttaaatcgagcttccagtttttttttatcatttattatctTGCGCTTCTTGTGTATAACAATAATTCCTTAATCATTGGAATCAAgctgatttctgtttttcaggaGTAATTCAGGTTTTACGTTTTctaggaagaaagagagagatcaagAAAGCACAAACAATTCGCTGATAGTGTATTTTTCACTTTGGGAGGCTTTAATATGGGCTCTTATCCCATGTACATGACCAGAGGCGATGTGttcagaggaagaaagggagttTTAAGTGGCCCCAATTCTGTTTCAGCATTGGAGCTAttctctgtgcccccccccccccccccccatgttttCATGTCTCCCTTTTGATTTCCCAATTTcattttatctctcttttttatatttgtgcatCTTGGCAAATGTGATCGTAAGTCTCTGAAGTCTTAAGACTACACAGATGGACAACGAACATAGATGAGTCATGATGGGTAGTGATTCTTAGGACAGCGACAGTGTCCAGATTGCAACTTGAACATGCTGTATAGACTGTATATCAGTCTGGAGGAACATAAGAGGGTGATGAATGGGGCAATCTGAGGTTGATGAAAAAGGAAATCCTGCACTGAGGGTGTAACAGGAGTGTGTcgttttaaaatgtgtgcaggtttgtgtgtgtttatcccCTGTACTTTTTTGCCTGCTGTCAAATAAAGAAAGCTTTCAAAAGCCTAaagtgtctctctttctctgtctctgtttctgttcctCAGTTTGAGCTGGTCTCTACTGTGCCTGCAGGTGTAACTCGCAGCCATGCCGTTCCCTTTTGGCAAGTCCCACAAGTCCCCCGCAGACATAGTGAAAAACCTGAAGGACAGCATGTCTGTGTTGGAAAAGCAAGACATCTCTGACAAAAAAGCAGAGAAggtaagtgtatccattcccGCCCCCAAACTGGTCCGGCCAGCTTAAACATGGACCCCAAGAGAGACTGAGGGAATGAGATGCAGCATTCCAAAGAATTCCCTCAGGAATGTTAAACGGATACAGCTGAGGTAGAAGTCACCAGTGGCGTTTGAAGTCCATCATTTAACCTCCCCAAATGGGCCCTGCTAGTAATTCATTATCAAGGTTTTGCCTCAGTGGCTTAGTAACACGCAGGTTGTGTAGCAATGCTGAACTAAGTTCTTTCCAGCTCTTGAACTATCCAGTTTACTTATTAGCCAATATGGGTCCTCCTCATTTGGATGTCCTTAAGTTTAGAGCTGCTGGCAGCTTGTGTTGTATTTCAGTTGAATTTGACTAGCTGCTTCTGCAATAACATTCACTGTTAAGTGAATAAAAGGCTCCCTCTCATATAACTGACATTGGACATTATCATCTGTGTTTCTATAATACCTATTTTTGAAGGTGGGACAGGCTGACCTCTCAGACTCTTTCCTTTGAGACTGACACTGAGCAACACTTTAACACTTTaatctgttttcattgttaGTTGCTGATagtttcattgctttttttcttgcaagGCCGCTATGTTGTAGAATGAAGTGCAACACTCAACTGTGTGTTGGATACAGACTTAATCTGCTCACAAATCAAATCATCCAATTTCTGTAAGAAGCTCCCGTGGAACCCGTTTCACAGAGATTTAGGAATAAAAATAGTGAAGTTGGAGGAAGAACTAACAGCGGATACCGGTGGTCTTTATTAGATCCTAATTCTTTGTGTGGTGGGCCCACTTAAAGACTTGGCCCCCGTTCAGAGATGTGAATGAGCACAACAgtatggtgtattaaaatgttgcATGACTAAATTGTACCTTGCTAAAATTGCTTGGATGAAACTTTACAGAAAACCCAATTTGGATGAATGGCAGAAAAGACAAGTGTGTATTAAAACTAAATGTGGTGGGGGGCGATGGGCTTGGTTCAGGGTGGGGCTGAGGTGAAGGAGCTGGATGCTGTAGAAATAGGGTTCAGAATCATTAAGATTTAACAGTACTGATAACAGTAGTACTAGACAATACCAATACCCTGATGATCCCTCTATGTTCCAAGCACCAGGGGGTTATTACCTAATGATTTGTTGTAGCACCTTTTTGAAGATATCTTATTTGGTATGAATTTGCAGCTAAGGTAATGGTCATGTCCGCAGCACTAAAAATGTCACCTAGTATTGCTGGTGTCACTCTTTGTATAGCATACGATTTCTGCAGTGTTCATTGAAGTTGTTCAGCCAGCAGTGTATAAGGACAGTACAGTTTGCCATCAATGTTACTTTCATCATAATTCTGTTGGGTTAGCCAAAttctgacagacacacaaacagcagacagctATACCACACAAGAAGTCAAAGTCATTGTAACCAGGTGCTGTAGTTGTTAGAGTGTGATGGCAAGGATGGTTTAGCGGGATTTTCTCAGTAAACAAAATAGCCATGTTTAATAGCTATATTTAATGATGTTTGGACTTCAGAATCAATACAaggtattttaaaaattgcactGTTATTTATTGGGGTTGGTTAAGTTATAAAACGATCCAGCAGTTTTTGTGAGACTGCTGAGAAGGGGGCCCCACCCCTTGTATCAAAGCCTTGATGGGGGGGTACAGTGTGAttgtctctgtccctgtctaGGCCACAGAGGAGGTGTCCAAAAACCTGGTGGCCATGAAGGAGATCCTGTACGGCACCAACGAGAAGGAGCCGCAAACAGAGGCGGTGGCACAGCTAGCCCAGGAGCTGTACAACAGTGGGCTCCTCAGCACCTTGATAGCAGACCTGCAGCTGATTGACTTTGAGGTGAGAACTTCTCTTCTTTACCACATGGCAGCATGCTCTTGAGTGTGGACGAGTGTATGCCTCGCATTTGCAGGGTCCGAATTAAACACCGACCAACCTGCAAATGCGGATAGATTTTTCCCTTTGGCGGGTTAAAGTTTACTAGTCACTCTAGTGGTTGCTTTGTGGACTAAAAAATGATCACAGCATAATATgttagtcaaaaaaaaaaaaaatcaagatgtCAATATACACAACTGGTCTGGTTCTTATTGGTTTTTAAGTGAATGGCAGAATCCCTCTCGTGTTCATCATGTCCGAACCGTCTGGTTATCCAATCACCAGGTACATACGACAGCATGATGCAAGTTTGTCTATTGTGGGAAGAGTGGGCTTGATTTGacaactaactagctagttttGGCCCAAGAAGTAGTTACCCTTGCATTTGTCTCATGGCATATTTTGATGGCTGGCGCTACTATCGATTTTAAAAACTAGTGACTGAACAGATGGCAGACAAATAAAGACCATGTTCCAAAGGGCACTTAccatcagaaaaaaaccctctttgATTTTGAGTGGCTGTGCAAGTTAAGTTTGATTCCAACCTCATTAATTCTTTATGTACTGATAGTAGTAGCAAACATTACTGTGGTTTAGCTGTCAGCTTCAGCTGTAATGTATCTTGCTGGCTGGCTGTTTtagctaaaaatatataatgttgcAACCATACAGGTGTTTGCCTCGCGGGGTCCAGTTGAAGGCTGGTGGACCGAAAAGCTCATTTCGTTCCCTGAGTGTCATGTGCCAGCTTCTGgttgtgtatgtaggtgtgatCGGTGCCAGAGGTGTGGGCGTGATGCGAGAGTGACACCATTTTCATATGGAGGCAATATGTTGTTTGGCATAATGTCTGGATCTGTGAAATGACTGCCACCGTGGCAATATTGCTTGAAAGCGGGGTGATGATGCTGCGCACTGAGTCACTGTTTTGCTGTCCTCCGTTTTATCTCAGTgatttaaattttcacttgtgTGTCATGCTTCTTCCTATCCGGCTGAACGTCTGTTTCTGATTCCTGCTGTTGATGACACATTTGAAAACCAGCAATCTTAGCTTGACATGGGAGGTCTTTTCAAATGccaatgctgtaaaaaaaaaattacctgaAATTTGTCTGGTACATCTTGATATGCCGATGTAGTTACCGGAACAGGTAAGTATAGTACTCGAATCCACTACAGTAGAAGTACAGAAAGTAGTAAAACTGATGTGTGGTGTtcttgctgtgtgttgctgacTTAACTAAcacttcttcctttttttgtatgGACCAGGGCAAAAAGGATGTGGCTCAGATATTCAACAATATTCTCAGGAGGCAAATTGGGACGCGGACACCTACGGTAGAATACATCTGTACCCAACAGAATATATTGTTTATGTTATTAAAGGGGTGTGTATGAACTTTGACTGTTTTCTTAtctttatcttttatcttttttatacTATATGTGATCAGTAACTTTTGGTTTCATCAGTGTCATGTTAATATGTAGCCTTTTCCCTcgtgtgtgtttcctctctcaGGTACGAATCAGCAGAAATAGCTTTGAATTGTGGGATCATGCTGAGAGAATGCATCAGACATGAACCATTGGCCAAAATAATTCTGTGGTCGGAGCAGTTCTACGATTTCTTCAGATATGTTGAGATGTCGACATTTGACATTGCCTCGGATGCATTCGCCACTTTTAAAGTGAGTCTCAAAACCGTCTGCTGGTACACATGGCCTGAAACCCAGGCAGTAAAAAAGCTGGGGTGCGGTGTCACATGGAGCTGTTTTTGgtcatttcaaagcattttatATAGGTACAGTGATGGGCCATGTCCTTAGACATGTAGTCAACGGTGTCCTTGAGCGATGTATGCAACCTTGTGAGTTCTTCAAACTGACAGATCCACACCAAAATAATGTATCAAATAAAGCctggaatgaaaacaattaGGATAAAAGTTAAAGATCCATATGCTAATGGATTTtatacactggaaaaaaatgtcaggcttTTTAGATACATTGATTTTTCAGATAAGCGGATGTTGTTCATGCCCCCACAGGATTTGCTCACGAGACACAAGCTTCTCAGCGCAGAGTTTTTGGAGCAGCATTATGACAGAGTAAGTCATAATAACCGTGAAGTGTTTATCCTGCTTGTGTATGTGCTGAAAGACGCATCTTGCTGAGGGgaatacattattgtcaaagCCTGGGTGGCTagaagcagtgcatgctggggaAAAGAGACAATGCGCACTGCCAGTTTCTGTGCAACAATTGTTATGTCACTCAGTGAGCATAAATTGCTGGTTTCCTTCATGttatttacaatgaaaacaaacatctaGGCTCTGGTAATACTTTGACATGCCTGCTTTGTAAGTAACCGTAATTATTTTAACAGTTCTTCAGTGAGTATGAGAAGTTGCTCCATTCAGAAAACTATGTGACTAAAAGGCAATCTCTGAAGGTAAGGGAGTGAACCTTTTACAATGTTGATTTACTGTTGGTGTGTGAGTTGCTTTTACAGTACTATAAATAGGTGTCCCGCTCAGTGTAAGGTTTCCTGAATTTTACCACTGGCAAACAGTGTAGAGCTCCACCTGGAGGACAGAGCGAACTGCTACACAAGAAAAGATTTAATTTTGGTTCAGCAGTGGCTTTAATACACAATACTCTGGGGTTCATTTGTGATCATACCAGATTACTTTTTCTTACTTTTCTAATGTCgtcttgtttttaataaagcacTGTAATATTTCTGACTTTACTTTTAGTATTCTCCACTGTGTGTTTATAAGATGTGACTTTGGTGATTGGTGATTTTGGTATATTCTGAGTTAATTAGTATTACCTAGAAAATCGTGTATGATAATCTTCTCCTCTTTAATCCAACAGTTGCTGGGTGAGCTGCTCTTAGACCGACACAATTTCACCATCATGACAAAATACATCAGTAAACCAGAAAATCTCAAGTTAATGATGAACCTTCTACGGGACAAGAGTCGCAATATCCAGTTTGAGGCCTTCCATGTTTTCAAGGTAACAGGGACTTAAGTGGGAATACTGACTAGCAGAAAATGGCATCCATGTAGATGCCCCAgaaattctttcattttccgttttttgaatgtgtgtttcacAAAAAGGCAGATGGGCCCTTAATCCATGCATGCCTTTCTTCCT
This genomic interval carries:
- the cab39 gene encoding calcium-binding protein 39 yields the protein MPFPFGKSHKSPADIVKNLKDSMSVLEKQDISDKKAEKATEEVSKNLVAMKEILYGTNEKEPQTEAVAQLAQELYNSGLLSTLIADLQLIDFEGKKDVAQIFNNILRRQIGTRTPTVEYICTQQNILFMLLKGYESAEIALNCGIMLRECIRHEPLAKIILWSEQFYDFFRYVEMSTFDIASDAFATFKDLLTRHKLLSAEFLEQHYDRFFSEYEKLLHSENYVTKRQSLKLLGELLLDRHNFTIMTKYISKPENLKLMMNLLRDKSRNIQFEAFHVFKVFVANPNKTQPILDILLKNQTKLIEFLSKFQNDRTEDEQFNDEKTYLVKQIRDLKRPAPQEA